One genomic region from Sulfurihydrogenibium sp. encodes:
- the galE gene encoding UDP-glucose 4-epimerase GalE has product MNILITGGAGYIGSHVVKQIIENTDHNVVIIDNLSTGSLKTIKTLNEIHQQTGKNTELTFIEADLKDFQMIEGIFKAKKFDAVIHFAASIVVPESVKNPIKYYMNNTVNTTNLINLCLKYGVNKFIFSSTAAVYGQPDEIPVKETTPTLPINPYGRSKLMSETVLNDVGTAHPEFKYVILRYFNVAGADLKIRIGQRFPNATNLIKVVAETAVGKRDKMYVFGTDYPTPDGTCIRDYIHVDDLADAHIKSLEYLIDNNSNVFNCGYGRGYSVLEVINTMKEVSGVDFKVEYTGRREGDLAVSIADNTKILNNLNWKPQYDDLKLICKTALEWEKKLLQEEV; this is encoded by the coding sequence ATGAACATTTTAATCACAGGTGGAGCAGGTTATATCGGTAGTCATGTAGTAAAACAGATAATAGAAAACACAGACCACAACGTAGTAATCATTGATAATCTTTCAACAGGTTCATTGAAAACTATTAAAACGCTAAACGAAATCCATCAGCAAACAGGCAAAAATACAGAGCTTACTTTTATTGAAGCAGATTTAAAAGATTTTCAGATGATAGAAGGAATATTTAAAGCTAAAAAATTCGATGCTGTGATTCATTTTGCAGCAAGCATTGTGGTACCAGAAAGTGTAAAAAATCCAATTAAATACTATATGAACAACACAGTGAACACAACCAATCTTATCAATCTTTGTCTTAAATATGGTGTCAATAAGTTTATTTTCTCTTCTACCGCTGCAGTGTACGGTCAACCGGATGAAATTCCGGTGAAAGAAACAACGCCAACACTACCAATAAATCCTTATGGAAGAAGTAAATTAATGAGCGAAACAGTACTTAACGATGTAGGAACAGCTCATCCTGAATTTAAGTATGTAATACTCAGATATTTTAATGTTGCCGGAGCAGACTTAAAAATTAGAATAGGGCAGAGATTTCCAAATGCAACCAATCTAATAAAAGTGGTAGCAGAAACAGCGGTTGGTAAGAGAGATAAAATGTATGTTTTTGGTACAGATTATCCAACACCAGATGGTACTTGTATAAGAGATTATATTCATGTTGATGATTTAGCAGACGCTCACATTAAAAGTTTAGAGTATTTAATCGATAATAATAGTAATGTATTTAATTGTGGATATGGTAGAGGGTACTCTGTCTTGGAAGTTATCAATACTATGAAGGAAGTTTCAGGAGTAGATTTTAAAGTTGAGTATACCGGTCGTAGAGAAGGAGACCTGGCTGTATCAATAGCAGATAATACTAAAATTTTAAACAATTTAAATTGGAAGCCACAGTACGATGATTTAAAGCTAATTTGTAAAACAGCTCTTGAATGGGAGAAAAAACTATTGCAGGAGGAGGTTTAA
- a CDS encoding shikimate kinase, producing MKNIYLVGFMGSGKSTVGKILAEKLNMNFVDTDKLIEEKEGMKIKDIFEQKGESYFRELERKQIEAIVNQEGLVVSTGGGLGANLDNMNLMKKNGDVVWLDVSLNTVLDRLKNDQDRPLLKQPIEKIRQLFEERKNVYRLANIRINADKKTPSQIVEEILTKIKRR from the coding sequence ATGAAAAATATATATCTTGTTGGATTTATGGGAAGTGGAAAGTCTACAGTAGGAAAGATTTTGGCCGAAAAATTAAATATGAATTTTGTTGATACTGATAAGCTTATTGAAGAAAAGGAAGGAATGAAAATAAAAGATATTTTTGAGCAAAAAGGAGAAAGCTATTTTAGAGAGCTTGAAAGAAAACAGATAGAAGCAATAGTTAATCAAGAAGGACTTGTAGTTTCTACCGGTGGTGGACTTGGGGCAAATTTGGACAATATGAATTTGATGAAAAAAAACGGAGATGTTGTGTGGCTTGATGTAAGTTTAAACACAGTCTTAGATAGGCTAAAAAACGACCAAGACAGACCATTATTAAAACAACCTATAGAAAAAATAAGACAACTTTTTGAAGAAAGGAAGAATGTATACAGACTTGCAAACATAAGGATCAATGCAGACAAAAAAACACCAAGCCAAATTGTAGAAGAAATTTTAACAAAAATAAAAAGGAGATAA
- a CDS encoding glycosyltransferase family 39 protein, giving the protein MIQKEDLKYYLFIFLTLFVYFWNFWFNAIWIPNESFYAEAVREMFESGNFLDIYYNYEPRFNKPPLTYWSIALSVFIFGMNEFAIRLPIVLMAFGSSFLTYKIANLLFDKKTAIFSFFAMALSFQFIINSRYASPEVPLLFFFTLTLYLFLKGYKENKFLYIFLSYVSLGLTVLTKGYPYILVIGGIVGLYLLAESNFNVKTWLNKIWQLKPYIGLPITLIIGLSWFVYMHLKFGSMFWQVYNEETIKRAFGEEFKFSDIFFYLIVILWGFLPYSLVFYFSLIDSYKKWLKEFSFIFSWFIVMLVIFTIAKGKIPTYFIQAFPALSIFVGYYLANYNPDGFKKYLWYFSFFVATIIITVLNFGIVYLFKLDYFYYIFCVFPFLYLIRYKDYKLLPFIAMLMTFLIFAISLLVKVEHYRPYKEIGKIVNEKVPDRSIPLIIENRFFHNLPFYTKRKVLRDYSSNQILEYQNNHKYILALVEEDTLKKLNNVEVVWNGYLYPNSESRFAVFLRNVYKAENGDYFGFVKMYLVVGEK; this is encoded by the coding sequence TTGATTCAAAAAGAAGACTTAAAATACTATCTTTTTATATTTTTAACACTTTTTGTTTACTTTTGGAATTTTTGGTTTAACGCAATCTGGATTCCTAACGAAAGCTTTTACGCCGAAGCTGTCAGAGAAATGTTTGAATCCGGCAATTTTCTTGATATCTATTACAACTATGAACCAAGATTTAACAAACCGCCGCTGACTTACTGGTCTATAGCTTTATCTGTTTTTATTTTTGGAATGAATGAATTTGCCATTAGACTTCCGATCGTTTTAATGGCTTTTGGAAGTTCATTTTTAACTTATAAAATTGCAAATCTGCTTTTTGATAAAAAGACAGCAATTTTTTCATTTTTTGCCATGGCTTTAAGCTTTCAGTTTATTATTAATTCAAGATATGCATCGCCGGAAGTTCCACTTTTATTTTTCTTTACTTTAACGCTTTATCTTTTTCTTAAAGGATACAAAGAAAATAAATTTTTATACATTTTTTTATCTTATGTATCTCTTGGTCTAACTGTTTTGACAAAAGGGTATCCTTATATACTTGTAATTGGTGGCATCGTAGGACTGTATCTATTAGCAGAGAGTAATTTTAATGTAAAAACTTGGCTAAATAAGATTTGGCAGTTAAAACCTTACATAGGACTTCCAATTACATTAATAATAGGTCTTAGCTGGTTTGTCTATATGCATCTAAAATTTGGCTCTATGTTTTGGCAGGTTTATAATGAAGAGACAATAAAAAGAGCTTTTGGAGAAGAGTTTAAATTCTCAGACATATTTTTCTACCTTATCGTGATACTTTGGGGCTTTCTGCCGTATTCTCTTGTTTTTTATTTCAGTTTGATTGATAGTTATAAAAAATGGTTAAAAGAGTTTTCTTTTATTTTCAGCTGGTTTATTGTTATGCTTGTAATTTTTACAATCGCAAAAGGTAAAATTCCAACTTACTTTATCCAAGCATTCCCAGCATTATCTATATTTGTTGGGTACTATTTAGCAAATTATAATCCAGATGGTTTTAAAAAGTATCTGTGGTATTTCTCTTTTTTTGTTGCTACCATAATAATAACAGTTTTAAATTTTGGAATTGTTTATCTTTTTAAACTTGACTACTTTTATTATATCTTCTGTGTTTTTCCGTTCCTTTACTTAATTAGATATAAAGATTATAAGCTATTGCCGTTTATAGCAATGCTCATGACGTTTTTAATTTTTGCGATTTCTTTATTAGTCAAGGTTGAACATTACAGACCTTATAAAGAGATTGGTAAAATTGTAAATGAAAAAGTCCCGGATAGGTCTATTCCTTTGATCATAGAAAATAGATTTTTTCACAATCTTCCGTTTTATACAAAAAGAAAGGTTCTAAGAGATTATAGCTCTAATCAAATTTTAGAGTATCAAAACAATCATAAATATATACTTGCTCTTGTCGAAGAAGACACTTTGAAAAAACTTAACAATGTAGAAGTAGTTTGGAATGGATATCTTTATCCAAACAGCGAATCCCGTTTTGCAGTGTTTTTAAGAAATGTATATAAAGCTGAAAATGGAGATTATTTTGGATTTGTAAAGATGTATTTGGTGGTAGGTGAGAAGTAA